A part of Dickeya chrysanthemi NCPPB 402 genomic DNA contains:
- a CDS encoding suppressor of fused domain protein, with translation MKSKSGIKCLDRRYHLSVSVFPSQPYKGVTTFSTLGLNRYDLNYKSRFELIFTCSEEWNKENIAAFLSGVAEYLIDNRKPILRGEIIRLPRVIIEGSKMDALYVSAPFYFDDDFQVCYGGHYNTVFPLLVPLYKQEAELVEKKGWNAFEQFLLDNEVDNLSDMNRKPFVW, from the coding sequence GTGAAATCGAAAAGCGGTATAAAATGCTTGGATCGACGTTATCATCTCAGCGTTTCCGTATTCCCATCACAACCATATAAAGGGGTAACTACTTTTTCTACTTTAGGTTTGAATCGATATGACTTGAACTATAAGAGTAGGTTTGAATTAATTTTTACCTGTTCTGAAGAATGGAATAAAGAAAATATTGCAGCTTTTCTATCAGGAGTAGCTGAATATTTGATTGACAATAGAAAACCTATTTTGAGAGGTGAAATTATTCGATTACCTAGGGTAATTATCGAAGGTAGCAAAATGGACGCTCTGTATGTTTCCGCCCCATTTTATTTCGATGATGATTTTCAGGTCTGTTATGGCGGACACTACAATACTGTTTTTCCTTTGCTTGTCCCGTTGTATAAACAGGAAGCAGAATTGGTGGAAAAAAAGGGTTGGAATGCTTTTGAGCAGTTCTTGCTGGATAATGAAGTTGACAACCTTTCGGATATGAATAGGAAACCGTTTGTTTGGTAA